Genomic window (Saccharothrix australiensis):
AGTTCAACCTCGACGACCCGTTGCCGGTCCAGTACGCCAAGTACCTGGGCAACCTGCTGCAGGGCGACTTCGGGCTGACCTCGTCGGGGCTCCAGGTGGGCGAGCGCATCGCGGCCACGTTCCCCGTCACGCTGCGCCTGGCGCTGGTGGCGCTGCTGGTCGAGGCCGTCATCGGCATCACGGCCGGCGTGGTGAGCGGGCTGCGGAACCGGGGCTTCCTGGACAGCCTCGTGCTGGTGTCGACGCTGTTCCTGATCTCGGTGCCGGTGTTCGTCACCGGGTACGTGGTGCAGCTGGTGTTCGGCCTGCAACTCGGGCTGATCTCGCCGACCGTGACCTCGCCGACGTTCGGCAACCTGATCGTGCCCGGTTTCGTGCTGGCCTCGCTGTCGATGGCCTACGTGGCCCGGCTCTCCCGCGCCAGCATCGCCGAGAACCGGCGGGCCGACTACGTGCGGACCGCGCTGGCCAAGGGGTTGTCGACCAGGCGGGTGGTGGGCGTGCACCTGCTGCGCAACTCGCTGATACCCGTGATCACGTTCCTGGGCACCGACCTCGGCACGTTCCTCGGCGGCGCGATCGTCACCGAGGGCATCTTCAACGTGCCCGGCGTGGGCGGGCTGGTGTTCCGCTCGATCCTGACCAAGGACGGCGCGATGGTGACCGGCGTGGTCACCGTCCTGGTGCTGGTCTACCTGTTGATGACGCTGCTGGTGGACCTGCTCTACGCCGTACTCGATCCGAGGATTCGCTATGACTGAACAGATCACCGTGCTGACGCCGGACAAGCCACGCGGCCTGTTCGGGGACGCGTGGCACACCCTGCGGTCACGGCCGCTGTTCTGGGTGTCCACGTCGCTGATCCTGCTGGTGGTGCTGATGGCGCTGTTCCCGGCGCTGTTCACGTCCGGTGACCCGACCGCGGCGCAGCTCTCGCGCAGCCGGCTCCCGCCGTCGTCCCAGGCGTGGTTCGGCTACGACAACCAGGGTTACGACATCTACACGCGGGTCATCCACGGCGCGCGGGCGTCCATCGTGGTCGGTGTGCTGGCCACGGCGGGCGCGGTGCTGGTGGGCGCGTCGATCGGCATCCTGGCCGGGTACCACGGCGGGTGGCTGGACGCGGTGGTGTCGCGGGTCGCGGACGTGTTCGTCGGCGTGCCGTTCGTGCTCGGCGCGATCGTGATCCTGACGACGCTCAACGCGGGCGGCGACGCCGGGCCGGTCCGGATCGTGGCGCAGGTGGTGCTGTCGCTCACGGTGCTGTCGTGGCCGGTGTCGATGCGGATCATGCGGTCCACCGCGGTCGCGGCCAAGCACCAGGACTACGTGAAGGCGGCGCGGGCGCTGGGCGCGTCGCCGGCGCGGATCATCTTCAAGCACATGCTGCCCAACTGCCTCGCGCCCGTGCTGGTGTACTCGACGATCGCGCTGGGCGCGTTCATCGGGGCCGAGGCGACGCTGTCCTACCTGGGTATCGGGTTGCGGCAGCCGGTGGTGTCGTGGGGCGTGATGATCAACAGCGCCAAGGACTACCTGCGGGTCGCGCCGCACGCCCTGCTGTTCCCGGCGGGTTTCCTGACCGCCACGGTGCTGGCGTTC
Coding sequences:
- a CDS encoding ABC transporter permease, coding for MTEQITVLTPDKPRGLFGDAWHTLRSRPLFWVSTSLILLVVLMALFPALFTSGDPTAAQLSRSRLPPSSQAWFGYDNQGYDIYTRVIHGARASIVVGVLATAGAVLVGASIGILAGYHGGWLDAVVSRVADVFVGVPFVLGAIVILTTLNAGGDAGPVRIVAQVVLSLTVLSWPVSMRIMRSTAVAAKHQDYVKAARALGASPARIIFKHMLPNCLAPVLVYSTIALGAFIGAEATLSYLGIGLRQPVVSWGVMINSAKDYLRVAPHALLFPAGFLTATVLAFVMLGDAVREALDPKLR
- a CDS encoding ABC transporter permease, which gives rise to MGRYVLRRLLQMVPVFLGTTFLIYALVWAVPGDPFEGKCGERDCPQAYISAMRDKFNLDDPLPVQYAKYLGNLLQGDFGLTSSGLQVGERIAATFPVTLRLALVALLVEAVIGITAGVVSGLRNRGFLDSLVLVSTLFLISVPVFVTGYVVQLVFGLQLGLISPTVTSPTFGNLIVPGFVLASLSMAYVARLSRASIAENRRADYVRTALAKGLSTRRVVGVHLLRNSLIPVITFLGTDLGTFLGGAIVTEGIFNVPGVGGLVFRSILTKDGAMVTGVVTVLVLVYLLMTLLVDLLYAVLDPRIRYD